The genomic stretch GGAACTCGCCCAAAACCGGCAGCTGCCCCCAGCTCGCGCCGGTCGGTTCGATGATCACGGCGGCGAGGTCGGCATGCTGGTCCATCAGAGAACGCACTGCTTCGAGATCGCCGGGCGGCGCGAGCACGATCTGGTCGGCCACTTCGCGCAGCACGCCGATCGAAGGCCGGCCGTCGAAATGCGAGCCGACGCCGAAGGCCATGTGATCGTGCCAGCCATGAAAATGGCCGGCAAAACGCATGATCTTGTTACGCCCCGTGTAGGCCCGCGCCAGGCGCAGTGCCAGATGCGTGGCCTCGGTGCCCGAGCTGGTGAAGCGCACGCACTCGCAGCTCGGCATCAAGCGGTGCACCCATTCGGCCCAGACGATTTCCTGTTCGTGGCCGGCGCCGTAATGCGTTCCCAGGGGGAGCTGGCGCTCGATGGCCGCGACGATCGTCGGGTGATTGTGCCCGAACAGCAAGGCCCCGTGTCCGCCGGTGTAGTCGACATACTCGCGTCCATCGACGTCCCATTTGCGCGAGCCCGCGGCGCGGGCCACGTAGATCGGATAAGGCTGCAAGAACCGGCTGTCGTGCGTGATGCCGCTGGGCAGTAACTGGCGTGCTTTGGCCGCCAGCTCGGCCGATCGCGGCGTCAGCCGGCGATATTCGGCCACGATCGGGGATTCGACGAGTGTGGCAGGCATAGGGGCGTTGCTCGGTCCGAAAAATATCGAGTGAGGCGACCGTGTGTCGGCCGAATCTACCAGCCGTCAGGCGATCGTGAAACTTGCCGCGCTGTCTGCGGCGATCAATTGCTGATAGTGGCGGCCCAGTGCCTCGGCCGAGAGGGCGATCGTAAAGCACTCCTCGATGCGCCGCCGGGCGGCCGTTCCCTGCTCCTGCCGTCGCGAAGGGCTCGCGAACAATTCGGCCAGGGCCCGGGCCAACCGGCGGGGGTCGTCCGGTTCGATCAGCCAGGCCGAATTCGACTCGGGCGGAAAAATCTCCCGGGTGCCTCCGACGTCGGTGGCGACGATCGCGCAGCCGCAGGCTGCACCTTCTAGCAAGACCCGTCCAAGCGGCTCCTGCCGCGCGGTCGAGGCGAGAACCGTCAACTCGGGCAGAATCTGCGCCACGTCTTCCCGAAGCCCCAGAAAATGCACGCGCGCATCGAGCCCGGCAGCCGCGGCCCGGTCGTGCAGGTCCTGTTCGAATTGGATCGACTCCGCCTTGCGGCTATGGCGCTCGCCGACGATCACCAGGTGCGCGGACGGATCACCCGCTGCCAACTCGGCGAAGGCGTCGAGCAGCACGTCTTGCCCTTTGCGCAGCCCGAGTTGACCGATGTTGCCGACGAGCTTGGCCGATCGCGGCAAGTCGAGTTCCTGATGCAGATAGCCCGTCGCCGGGCCGGGGCGAAACTGCCGTTCGTCAACGCCGTTGTAGAGGACGTGACACCGCGCTGCTTCGATGCCTTGTGCCAGATGAAACTCGCGCGTGGCCGAGGAGACGGCCAGCAGGCGCCGATGTGTGTTCAGGGCGGCTACCGCGGCCCGGCTCAGCCCGACGATATCGCGCAAATGCACGAGACTCGGCCGGCCCGTGCGTTGGACGGGCGCGGCCGCGTGTCGCCCCATGGCCAGACTGTTGGCGTGCACGAGATCGGGGCGTGCCGTGTCCAGAATCGAGGCGATCTCGGCACCGATCGATTCGGGCGTGCGTCGCGGCGCTTCGACGCCAACGCCGGTCAGCGGGTAGACTCGCACGCCTTCCGCGGCGAGCAAGCTGGCAAGCGGCCCCTGCGCGGGCGCCGCAGCGAGGATCTCCCAGCCGGTGGCGCGGAGTGGCGCCAGACAGGCCAACAGCGATCTTTCGGCGCCGTTGAGTGCAGCGAGTTCGAACAGCCACAGCACGCGCGGCATGTGGCCGACCTACAGCAGGCCGTAAGCGGTGAGCGTCTTGTGCAGCTTGGCTTCCTCATCGCGCGACAGCGGCGTCATCGGCATCCTCAACTCGCCAGTGTCGCGGCTGAGCATCTTCATCGCGGCCTTGATCGGAATGGGATTCGTCGACAGGCCGAGCATGTCGCGGCACAGAGGAAAGAGCTTTCTGTGCCAACGCAGGGCCTCGGCGATGTTCCCCTCGTCAAAAGCACGCAGCAGCGCGAGCATGTCGCGAGGCACGATATTGCCGACGACCGAGATCACCCCGCGACCGCCGATCGACAACAGCGGCAGCGTCAGGCTGTCGTCGCCCGAGAGCACCGTGAGATTCGTATTGCCGATGATCTGCGATGCCTGATCCATCGAGCCGGTTGCTTCCTTGACCACGGCGATTCCGGGCAATTCGGCCAGGCGGATGATCGTCTCGGGCTCGATATTTCGCCCTGTCCGGCCGGGGATGTTGTAGACACAGATGGGAATGTCGACCGCCTCGGCCAAGGCGCGGAAGTGTTCGTACAGCCCTTGCTGCGTGGGCTTGTTGTAATAGGGGGCGACGACCAGCGCCGCGTCGGCACCTGCCTTAGCGGCCCATTTGGTCAGCCGCAAGGCTTCGTCCGTGCTGTTGCTGCCGGTGCCTGGCATGACCTTGATGCGGCCGGCGGCCACCTGCACGACCTCGGCGATGACCTCGTCGTGCTCTTCATGGCTCACCGTCGGCGACTCGCCGGTGGTGCCCATCGGGCACAAGAAATTCGTGCCAGCCTGGATCTGGAACTCGACTTGCTCGCGTAGCCGCTGGGCGTCGAAACGGCCTTCTTTGAAGGGTGTCGTCAGTGCGACTCCGAGCCCGGCAAACGCTTCGCCTTTGGTGGTCATATAGGGTATGCCTCTCCGTATGGCCGGTTGCATCCGATCTCTTGTTGGGCAACCTCACTGGCGAGCATCTTAGCGGCTTTTTTGGGGTTCGCGTAGGGTTTGACGAGCCAGGGCACGTCGAGCCGCCCTACGAAATCAAACGTTTCATCTCGCGGACGGCCTCGTTCAGGCCAACCATGATCGCACGGGCGATGATCGAGTGACCGATGTTCAATTCGCAGACGTTGGGCAGTTGGGCCACCGGGCGAACATTGCGGTAGGTCAGCCCGTGGCCGGCATGGAGAGTCAGGCCGGTCTGTTGGACGAGCGCGGCGGCTTCTCGCAGGTGGCCCAATTCGGCAGCCACTTCGCGCGGGGTCTTGGCCTCGGCATAGCGGCCCGTGTGCAACTCGACGGCTTGGACGCCGAGGGCGGCCGAGGCCTCGATCTGGCGCGGATCAGGATCGATGAACAGGCTGACTTCGATCCCCACGTCGCGCAGCCGCGCTGCCGCGGCAGCGACGCGCTGTTTCTGGCCGGCCACGTCGAGTCCGCCTTCGGTGGTCACTTCTTCGCGGCGCTCGGGCACTAGCGTGGCCTGGTGTGGCAGATATCGGCACGCCAGGGCGAGCACTTCTTCGTCACAGGCCAATTCGAGATTCAGCGGCACGGTGGCCGTCTCGCGCACGATGCGCAGGTCCCGTTCCTGGATGTGGCGACGGTCCTCGCGCAGGTGCAGCGTAATCCCGTCGGCGCCGCCCAGCTCGGCCAGCGACGCTGCCCAAACCGGATCGGGCTCATTGGTGCGCCGTGCCTGGCGGACGGTCGCCACGTGATCGATGTTCACACCCAACAGGGCCATGGGCGGGTTGCTCCGAAAAAAGCGGTTGTTCCAAGTTTGCGGCCGACCACGAATGTTTTACCGGGCGCGAAGGTCGCAGGGCAGGCCCGTCGACGGTCCGCGCAAAAACTTGAGCTAAAGTTTTGTAGTCGCGGCGGCGAGGGCCTGACTCGTCTTTTGGCCTGGTCGCCGCCACGAACGGAAGGCTGGTTCGTGCTCGTGCTCGCCGCGTTCGCGGTGTTGTCTGTCGAGCCGGTGCGGACCGCGGAGCCTTTCGCACGGCCGAGGCGGAGCAGTCCAGGGGGCTACTTGACGCACCCGACACGGTTCCGTGCTGCTTGGTTCGCACCCAGACTTTGCATCTACGCCTTTCGAGAGCCTGCGCCATGATCACCTGTCACGACTTAGCCGCCAAGATCGAAGAGATGCAGCCCGGAGCTTTGCCGCGCGATGTGGCGCGGCTGTGCCTGCTGTTGTCCAACTACGTCGACAACCTGGAAAAGCTGACGGAAGATTCGAACCTGGCCAAAGCCTGGCAGGAAATGGGTATCCGGCTGCAGGCGGCTACCGACCAGCACGCCGCGATGACCGAAGAGCTCGAACAGTTGGCCAGCTCGGATCCCGAAAAATTCACCATGGACCAGGTGTGGGTGCTCATTCGAGCGATCAAGGTCCAAAGCCAGGTGCTGCAGCTCTACGTCGGCGAACCCGTGCTCGACGTTTGATCTGGCGCTAGATGCCCAGAACGGCAATCGCCACCGTCATGTAGACGAGCACCCCCATCAGGTCGATTAAGCAGGCGACCGCCGGATTGCTCATCAACGCGGGGTCCAGGCCCAGATAGCGAAAACCGAGCGGCAAGAGCGTGCCGGCGATCGCGCCGAGGAACACGACCAGGAACAGCGCCAATCCAACGACGGCGGCGTCCCAGGCGCTCGGCGCGACAAAATTGGCCACGACAAATCCCAGCAGTCCCAATCCCGCGCCCAGCAGCGCGCCGACGCGCAACTCGCGCAGCACGACCTTCAGCCAGTCGCGCAGATGAACGTCGCCCGTGGCCAGGGCCGTGATGATCAGCGTGGCCGACTGGTTCCCCGTATTGCCGCCGCTGCCATTGATCAGCGGCACGAAGAAAAATAGCCAGGTGACCTTGGCGATGACCTCTTCGTACTGGCTGAGCGCATACGTCGTGATCAGGGCCATGCAGAACAGGGTGGCCAGCCAGGTACCCCGCTTCCAGGTGAGCGAGGCGACCGAGGTTTCGAGGTAACCGAAATCGAGCGGCTCGACGCCGGCGATGCGGTGGGCGTCCTCGGTGGCCTCTTCCCGGACGACGTCGATCACGTCGTCGTGCGTGACGATCCCGACCAGGCGGTTCTCGCGGTCGATCACCGGGATCGCCAGAAAGTCGAACTTGGCCAGTTGCCGCGCCACTTCTTCCTGGTCGTCGGTCACGCGGACCGACACCGCCTCGCGCTGCATGATGTCGGCAATCTTGGTTTGCGGCCTGGCCAAGACTAGCTGGCGCAGCGAAACCAGCCCGCGCAGATGATCGGAGCCGTCGACGACGTAGAGGTAGTAGACGGTTTCCAGCTCTTCGGCCAATTGACGCAGGCGCGCGAGCGCTTCGTCGACGGTCCACTCTTCGGCCAGCCGCGCGAAATCGGTGGTCATCACGGCACCGGCCGTGCCGTCGGGGTAGGAACGCAGGCGCAAGATGTTGCGGCGGTCGTCCGCCGGCAGCAGATCGAGCAACTGTTCGACGACGCCCTCTTCGGTGTGGGCGAGAATGTCGACGCGCTCGTCGGTCGGCATGTGGGCAATCAGCGCGGCCACCTCGTGGCGGTCGGCCGTTTCGAAAATGGCGACCTGCCGTTCCTGATCGAAGTAGCCGAAGATTTCGACCCGTACGTGGGGCTCGGCATGCCGCAAGACTTCCCAGGCCTCGAGCGGGTCGAGGCCCTCCATGAACTCGGCCGTCCGCGCAGGGTGCAACGCCGTACAGAACTCCTGCAGCTCGGCCGTATTGTGCTCGGCGAGCATTTCGCGAAGTTCGGGCAGGTACAGCGTGTTGGTCATGACCGGGCGAGCCAAGCGGCAACGGTGAGCGTCCGTCACCCCGAAGAAAAGCAGCGGGAGTGCGTGGCCCGGAGCAGGGCGCCGCAGCGCAAACGCTGAGTATGCTTGGCCGTGCCAAAACTGTCAAAGCCGTCCGATTTCGCTCGGCGGCTTCACACGGCGGCCGCGGCGATCATCGTCCCCGGACGTGGCGCAAAGATCGCCCGCATGAGATCGGGACGAGCCGCATAGTGCACGCGCAATTGCGTGGCGATGGTCCGCCGGGACACGAGAATCTCGCGCGTCGCGTCCAATCCGGCGCGCGACGCAGGCTCGTGATCGAGGGTCCAGTGACAACAGCGATAGCCGCGCAGCCAGGTCCCGGCCGGCGCGAGCCAGCAGTCGCCGGCCAATTGCGTTTGCACCGGCGCGACGCGGTGTGGGCCCTGCCGGCGCGCCGTCGCCGATAACAACCCCGTGAGCGTGTGATGCCGGTGCTTGGCGTCGATCAGGCTGGAGCATGCATACGCCAGACCGTCACCATCGGCCAGCACGCGGCGACCGTGCCAGGCATGTTGCCGCAAGGCCAACAGCATGCAGGTATTGGCGGCCAATTCGGCTGCATGCTCGTCGACGCGCCCGCAGCCGAGATACACGAGATCGCACTCGCCGGGCAAGGCCTCGTCGCGCAGCGGCGAAAAATCGCGCACCTCGGCACCTTTGCTCTCGAGCATCTCGATGAAGTCTGGCGTGGGACCGTTAAAGGCGTCGTCCCAGGCCACGGCCAGGCGCAGTTTGGGCAGGTTTTCCTTCGCAACGGCGAGCGGCTCGTCGAAGGGCACGGCGCTGGCGGCAAGACGTTCCAGGCGTTCCAAGTCGGTCCACATCGCGAGCTGCGCGGCCACTGCGCGTAATGCCTCGCGCCAGGGCGTGCTGCCAGGCGTGGCATGATCGAGAACCTCGCGGACGCGAGGGTTCGCTTCGAGCCCGCCGACGACCGGCACACCCCAGACGGCTTCGAGCGTCGTCGCCAGGGCACAAAACGCACTGCGGCTGGGCACGTGGTCGAGCAGCACGGCATCCACCGCGCGGGGCCGACGGGGCAGGCGGCAATCGCTCAGGCAACGCGAGTCGAGCACGACCAGTCGCGGCATCTGTAGCCAATCGGCCAACTGGTTCAGGTCGCTTGGCACCTCGGAACGAGCACCGTAGGTGCCTTCGACGAGTGCGATTTCCTTGCCGTGGCACCCCAGCAGAAACAGCTCGCGACAGGTGCCGGCCGACATGGTCCAACTGTCCAGTTGCCGAGATTGCAATCCGGCGGCGGCACGCGCCGCACGGTCGCCGGCGGGGCGGTCATCGCCCCGGAAGAGCTGCACCTGGCGCCGGGTGGGAAGGTGGGACGACCGCGACAGCAGGTCGGCCAAGGCCCAAGTGATGTAACGCGTCGCCGCAGGCTCGACGGTTCCCATGACACCTTCGCCAAAGGCCCCTATAGCCAGCCGCGGTATCTTGCTCATGGGCGGAGTGCACCTTGTGGCTTGCTGACCCCGGCTGGATGGGCCCCGGTTTGAGTGACCCCGCTTGGAGTCTGGCCTCCCATCGAGGACGCACGATAAAGGTTGCAGGCAAGCTCAGCGCGGCGACGTGCGTCCGCTGGCCATTGTTCGACCGTCCCAAGGGCCGGTCAAGCGGGGCCGTGCGGCGGCAGGAAAGCGAAAAATAGCCCAAAAAAACACCTGCCCGGCCGATGACAGCGTCGGCCGGGCAGGCTCCCTTTGTCGAATCCGCGGGTGGAAACGATTGTCGCGGCTAGTGCTTCAGCACGACGAACCGGTTTCCCTGGCTGGTGCGGACCAGCAGCAGCACGCCGTCGGCGGTTGCCTCCGACTTCACCAGCGCCATGAACTCCTCGACGCTCGACACCGGCTTCTTCCCGACGCGCAGAACGGCCATGCCCGGTCGCAGACCGGTTTCGGCTGCCGCGCTCGCCGGGTCGACTTCGGTAATCACCACGCCCTTGGTGTTGGGCAAGTCGAGTTGTTGAGCGACCTCGGGCGAAAGGTTTTCGACCGTGATGCCCAACTCATCCGCGCGGCCAGGGGCATGTTCTTCGTCCGGCGCCGCCGATTCCTCTTCGACGCTACCGCGACCGAACTGCTTGGGCAGCGCCTTGACGACCACCTCCACGGTCTGGTGATTGCCGTTGCGCAACAACTCGAGCTTCTGCGTCGAGTCGATCGGCGAGCTTTCCACGAATTCTTGCAATTCGCTCGGCTTGCTCACCGGGTGGCCGGCAAACGTCAATACGACGTCGCCTTCCTGGACCCCGGCTTCGGCCGCCGGCGTGTCGGGAAACACTTGGGCGACCACGACGCCATGGCCGCGATCGACGCCCAGTTGTTCGGCCAGCTCGGTGGTCAATTCGCCGATGCCGATGCCCAGGTAGGCGCGTTCAACCGTGCCCTTGTCGATCAGTTGGCGTGCGACGCGTTTGGCCAGGTTCACGGGAATCGCGAAGCCGACGCCCATGTTCCCGCCGCTGCTGCTGGCAATCGCCGTGTTGATGCCGATGACCTCGCCGTCGAGGTTGACCAGCGGACCGCCGGAATTGCCCGGATTGATGGCGGCGTCGGTCTGCAGAAACCGGGTGCGTTCGATCGAGCCCAGCTCACGGCCCTGCCCGCTGATGATCCCTGCGCTGACCGTTTGTTCAAGCTCGAACGGATTGCCGATGGCGATCACCCAGTCGCCGGTGAACAGCTTGTCCGAGTCACCGAGCTTGGCGACGGGCAGCGATCCCTCGGCCTGAATACGGATGATGGCCAGATCGGTGCGCGGATCGGTGCGCACGTCCGTGGCCTTGAACTCGCGGCCATCGGCGAGATGCACGAGCAGCTCGTCAGCGCCTTCGACGACGTGATTGTTAGTCAGAATGAGGCCGCTGGCGTCGATGATCACGCCCGAGCCGACGCCGGCGCGTGGCGGAGTTTGCATCCCGTCCCCGAACCGATCGTTGAAGAAATCTTCGAACGGCGTGCCTTTGAACGGGTTCTCGCGCTCTGCGCGATTGACGCGTTTGGCCTTGGTTTTCGATTCGATCTTCACGACCGAAGGCGTGGCCAGCTTGGCCGCGTCGCGAAACGCTTGAGACAGTGCCCGGGCATGTTGCCGGGCGGTCTCCGGGTCGATTTCTTGTGCACGCACCGTGGGCGGTGCGAACGCGGGGGTGGCCAGCAGGACGGCCAGCGCCGCGTAAGTCGCCGCGCGTCGCGCGCGGTTTGCAAGTCGATCAGTCATCTCAACCTCCTTTGTCTACACACTTGTGCGGCCGCTGAATTCATGGCCGCGACGAGGAAATGGGGGCGGATTCAATGTTCCGAACTACGCAGCCCGCCCAAGTGCGGTTCTATGGGGGTAGTTTCCAGGCAGGGTGAACGTCTTGCCAAGGGCGATTGAGAATCTTGCGCCGCGAGGCCCATGGCCCCGGCGTGCGGAACCGTCCGCGTTGACAAAACCTGCTGTGGCAGCTAGGGTTGCGCTCAACAGGCTTTCTCTCGAACGCGTTGGCCGACGCCACCGTCGACCGGCGCAACCCCGCATGAATCAACGCGAAGAATCGACAACCGCCGCCGACCCGCTGGAAAGCTGCGAGCAGCGCATCGGCTACGTGTTCCGCAACCGTACGCTGTTGCGCGCTGCGCTGACGCACGCCTCGGGAGCCCAGCACCGGTTGGCGTCGAACGAGCGGCTCGAGTTCCTCGGCGACGCAATTCTCGGGGCGATCGTCTGCGAGTTCTTGTACCGGCAATACCCCGACTATCTCGAAGGAGATCTGACCCGGGTCAAGTCGGTCGTGGTCAGCCGCCAGAC from Pirellulales bacterium encodes the following:
- a CDS encoding aminotransferase class III-fold pyridoxal phosphate-dependent enzyme, translated to MPATLVESPIVAEYRRLTPRSAELAAKARQLLPSGITHDSRFLQPYPIYVARAAGSRKWDVDGREYVDYTGGHGALLFGHNHPTIVAAIERQLPLGTHYGAGHEQEIVWAEWVHRLMPSCECVRFTSSGTEATHLALRLARAYTGRNKIMRFAGHFHGWHDHMAFGVGSHFDGRPSIGVLREVADQIVLAPPGDLEAVRSLMDQHADLAAVIIEPTGASWGQLPVLGEFLHALRHETAHRGSLLIFDEVISGFRCAPGGAQQYFGIRPDLTTLAKILAGGLPGGAVGGRRDILDLLSFPDQPGEREKVPHQGTYNANPLSAAAGIAALEMVATTDACARANEYGRRLRLALSEVIREQGASWIVYGSFSGFHIWPNPERLPLSAEQIEAGHYDYRVLKARPRPELLTKLRLGMLIHGVEIFSWPGGPTSAVHTDADLEQTVGAFAATLKMLREEGELI
- a CDS encoding glycosyltransferase family 4 protein, with product MPRVLWLFELAALNGAERSLLACLAPLRATGWEILAAAPAQGPLASLLAAEGVRVYPLTGVGVEAPRRTPESIGAEIASILDTARPDLVHANSLAMGRHAAAPVQRTGRPSLVHLRDIVGLSRAAVAALNTHRRLLAVSSATREFHLAQGIEAARCHVLYNGVDERQFRPGPATGYLHQELDLPRSAKLVGNIGQLGLRKGQDVLLDAFAELAAGDPSAHLVIVGERHSRKAESIQFEQDLHDRAAAAGLDARVHFLGLREDVAQILPELTVLASTARQEPLGRVLLEGAACGCAIVATDVGGTREIFPPESNSAWLIEPDDPRRLARALAELFASPSRRQEQGTAARRRIEECFTIALSAEALGRHYQQLIAADSAASFTIA
- the dapA gene encoding 4-hydroxy-tetrahydrodipicolinate synthase is translated as MTTKGEAFAGLGVALTTPFKEGRFDAQRLREQVEFQIQAGTNFLCPMGTTGESPTVSHEEHDEVIAEVVQVAAGRIKVMPGTGSNSTDEALRLTKWAAKAGADAALVVAPYYNKPTQQGLYEHFRALAEAVDIPICVYNIPGRTGRNIEPETIIRLAELPGIAVVKEATGSMDQASQIIGNTNLTVLSGDDSLTLPLLSIGGRGVISVVGNIVPRDMLALLRAFDEGNIAEALRWHRKLFPLCRDMLGLSTNPIPIKAAMKMLSRDTGELRMPMTPLSRDEEAKLHKTLTAYGLL
- a CDS encoding pyridoxine 5'-phosphate synthase, whose translation is MALLGVNIDHVATVRQARRTNEPDPVWAASLAELGGADGITLHLREDRRHIQERDLRIVRETATVPLNLELACDEEVLALACRYLPHQATLVPERREEVTTEGGLDVAGQKQRVAAAAARLRDVGIEVSLFIDPDPRQIEASAALGVQAVELHTGRYAEAKTPREVAAELGHLREAAALVQQTGLTLHAGHGLTYRNVRPVAQLPNVCELNIGHSIIARAIMVGLNEAVREMKRLIS
- the mgtE gene encoding magnesium transporter, whose translation is MTNTLYLPELREMLAEHNTAELQEFCTALHPARTAEFMEGLDPLEAWEVLRHAEPHVRVEIFGYFDQERQVAIFETADRHEVAALIAHMPTDERVDILAHTEEGVVEQLLDLLPADDRRNILRLRSYPDGTAGAVMTTDFARLAEEWTVDEALARLRQLAEELETVYYLYVVDGSDHLRGLVSLRQLVLARPQTKIADIMQREAVSVRVTDDQEEVARQLAKFDFLAIPVIDRENRLVGIVTHDDVIDVVREEATEDAHRIAGVEPLDFGYLETSVASLTWKRGTWLATLFCMALITTYALSQYEEVIAKVTWLFFFVPLINGSGGNTGNQSATLIITALATGDVHLRDWLKVVLRELRVGALLGAGLGLLGFVVANFVAPSAWDAAVVGLALFLVVFLGAIAGTLLPLGFRYLGLDPALMSNPAVACLIDLMGVLVYMTVAIAVLGI
- a CDS encoding Do family serine endopeptidase translates to MTDRLANRARRAATYAALAVLLATPAFAPPTVRAQEIDPETARQHARALSQAFRDAAKLATPSVVKIESKTKAKRVNRAERENPFKGTPFEDFFNDRFGDGMQTPPRAGVGSGVIIDASGLILTNNHVVEGADELLVHLADGREFKATDVRTDPRTDLAIIRIQAEGSLPVAKLGDSDKLFTGDWVIAIGNPFELEQTVSAGIISGQGRELGSIERTRFLQTDAAINPGNSGGPLVNLDGEVIGINTAIASSSGGNMGVGFAIPVNLAKRVARQLIDKGTVERAYLGIGIGELTTELAEQLGVDRGHGVVVAQVFPDTPAAEAGVQEGDVVLTFAGHPVSKPSELQEFVESSPIDSTQKLELLRNGNHQTVEVVVKALPKQFGRGSVEEESAAPDEEHAPGRADELGITVENLSPEVAQQLDLPNTKGVVITEVDPASAAAETGLRPGMAVLRVGKKPVSSVEEFMALVKSEATADGVLLLVRTSQGNRFVVLKH